The Gemmata palustris genome includes a region encoding these proteins:
- the map gene encoding type I methionyl aminopeptidase yields the protein MLRPNANRPPELKSAREVALMREAGKLVARALKICRDLAKPGVKTIEIDQAVEAFYAKHMAVPLFKGYPGKTPFPAVTCLSVNEQVVHGIPGQRVLKEGDLLKVDTACRLNGWCADRAITVPIGTVSPEKLRLLKVGEETLQIAIDLLPRRKWWSQVASEMQRHVEKAGFSVVTSYVGHGIGRTMHENPQVPNYVDHETRKSDFKLEPGLTLAVEPMVNMRRAEVDTLGDQWTVVTRDRLASVHVEHTLALTPNGVIIITADEGAFDDDAPAAVVPPSA from the coding sequence ATGCTCCGACCCAACGCCAATCGTCCGCCGGAACTGAAGTCCGCCCGCGAAGTCGCGCTCATGCGCGAGGCGGGCAAACTGGTCGCACGCGCGCTGAAGATTTGCCGCGACCTCGCCAAGCCGGGCGTGAAGACGATCGAGATCGATCAAGCGGTCGAGGCGTTCTACGCGAAACACATGGCGGTGCCGCTCTTCAAGGGGTACCCGGGGAAGACGCCGTTCCCGGCCGTGACGTGCTTGAGCGTGAACGAACAAGTGGTCCACGGCATCCCGGGCCAGCGCGTGTTGAAGGAAGGCGATCTGCTAAAAGTGGACACCGCCTGCAGGCTCAACGGCTGGTGCGCGGACCGCGCGATCACCGTTCCCATTGGAACCGTTTCGCCCGAGAAGTTGCGGCTGTTGAAGGTCGGCGAAGAGACGCTCCAGATCGCGATCGACCTGCTCCCCCGGCGGAAGTGGTGGAGCCAGGTCGCCAGCGAAATGCAGCGGCACGTGGAGAAGGCCGGGTTCAGCGTGGTCACGTCCTACGTCGGCCACGGCATCGGGCGCACGATGCACGAGAACCCGCAGGTGCCGAACTACGTCGACCACGAGACGCGCAAGTCCGACTTCAAGCTCGAACCGGGGCTGACCCTCGCGGTCGAGCCGATGGTGAACATGCGGCGGGCGGAGGTGGACACGCTCGGTGACCAGTGGACCGTTGTGACGCGGGACCGCCTCGCGAGCGTCCACGTCGAACACACCCTGGCCCTCACGCCCAACGGTGTGATTATCATCACCGCGGACGAAGGGGCCTTCGATGACGATGCGCCCGCGGCGGTCGTGCCCCCTTCGGCATAA
- the rpmJ gene encoding 50S ribosomal protein L36, whose amino-acid sequence MKVRASVRRICDKCKLIKRKGVVRVICEDPRHKQRQG is encoded by the coding sequence ATGAAGGTGCGAGCCAGCGTGCGACGGATCTGCGATAAGTGCAAGCTGATTAAGCGCAAGGGCGTTGTCCGCGTGATCTGCGAAGACCCGCGCCACAAGCAACGGCAGGGCTGA
- the rpsM gene encoding 30S ribosomal protein S13 — translation MPRIQGVDIPPDKPTHISLRYIRGIGPTTSLEVCEKLKIDPQRRAKELNDKEIAEIAVLLDKEYLVEGPLRRVEGGNIARLKEIKCYRGERHRKNLPVRGQRSKTNARTRKGIRKTVAGKKGVKDAR, via the coding sequence ATGCCCCGTATTCAAGGCGTTGACATTCCGCCGGACAAGCCGACCCACATCTCGCTGCGGTACATCCGCGGGATCGGGCCGACCACTTCGTTGGAAGTGTGCGAGAAGCTCAAGATCGACCCGCAGCGGCGGGCCAAAGAGTTGAACGACAAAGAGATCGCCGAGATCGCCGTGCTGCTCGACAAGGAGTACCTGGTCGAGGGGCCGCTCCGCCGCGTCGAGGGCGGGAACATCGCGCGGCTCAAGGAAATCAAGTGCTACCGCGGCGAACGGCACCGTAAGAACCTGCCGGTCCGCGGTCAGCGCTCCAAGACGAACGCTCGTACCCGCAAGGGTATCCGCAAGACGGTCGCCGGTAAGAAGGGCGTCAAGGACGCGCGGTAA
- the rpsK gene encoding 30S ribosomal protein S11, producing the protein MAKSKKKKARRNVSRGVAHVQSTFNNTIITITDTNGDTLCHSSGGAVGFKGSRKSTPFAAQRAAEECASKASKFGVKEVEVRVKGPGAGRESAVTALQASGLNVKAIEDVTPLPHNGCRPPKKRRV; encoded by the coding sequence ATGGCAAAGTCCAAGAAGAAAAAGGCCCGCCGCAACGTCAGCCGCGGCGTCGCCCACGTGCAGAGCACGTTCAACAACACGATCATCACCATCACCGACACGAACGGCGACACGCTGTGCCATTCGTCGGGCGGTGCGGTCGGGTTCAAGGGCAGCCGTAAGAGCACGCCGTTCGCGGCGCAGCGGGCCGCCGAAGAGTGCGCGTCCAAGGCGTCCAAGTTCGGCGTCAAGGAAGTTGAAGTGCGGGTCAAGGGGCCGGGCGCGGGCCGCGAATCGGCCGTGACCGCGCTCCAGGCGTCCGGGCTCAACGTCAAGGCGATCGAAGACGTCACCCCGCTCCCGCACAACGGTTGCCGCCCGCCCAAAAAGCGCCGCGTGTAA
- the rpsD gene encoding 30S ribosomal protein S4, protein MARNTDPVCKMCRREQMKLFLKGDRCFSPKCPIDRESLPPGMHGARRSKTSEYGIRLREKQKLKRFYGVLEAQFRRYYTLATRATGNTGEQLLSILERRLDNVVHRLGFAINRNSGRQMVAHGHILVNGVKCDIPSMLVKPGDIIKVKSRDGSLKMARETLAKGAVRIPDFLELTGNQDAPEGRMTRTPSRQDVDERITDIREQLIIEIATR, encoded by the coding sequence ATGGCTCGTAACACAGACCCCGTTTGCAAAATGTGTCGGCGGGAACAGATGAAACTGTTCCTCAAGGGCGACCGGTGCTTCAGCCCGAAGTGTCCGATCGACCGCGAATCGCTGCCGCCGGGTATGCACGGCGCCCGCCGGAGCAAGACCTCCGAGTACGGCATCCGGCTCCGCGAGAAGCAGAAGCTCAAGCGGTTCTACGGCGTGCTCGAGGCCCAGTTCCGCCGGTACTACACGCTCGCGACGCGGGCCACGGGGAACACCGGCGAACAGTTGCTCTCGATTCTGGAGCGCCGGCTCGATAACGTCGTCCACCGGCTCGGGTTCGCGATCAACCGCAACTCCGGCCGCCAGATGGTCGCCCACGGGCACATCCTGGTGAACGGTGTGAAGTGCGACATCCCCAGCATGCTGGTGAAGCCCGGCGACATCATCAAGGTGAAGTCCCGCGACGGCAGCCTGAAGATGGCCCGCGAGACGCTCGCGAAGGGCGCGGTTCGCATCCCGGACTTCCTCGAACTGACCGGCAACCAGGACGCCCCCGAGGGGCGCATGACCCGCACGCCCAGCCGCCAGGACGTGGACGAGCGGATCACCGACATCCGCGAGCAACTCATCATCGAAATCGCCACGCGCTAA
- a CDS encoding DNA-directed RNA polymerase subunit alpha, whose protein sequence is MRVRWRGLELPSRVQADRSTLTDVYGKFHAEPFEKGFGMTLGNSLRRILLSSLEGSAITRVKIQGVQHEISTITGVVEDVTDIILNVKSLVVKNLSDQPKTIRIQKHEAGSVRGVDVQHDESIQIINPEHHIATLTSDVPFVMEMTVENGRGYRTAEDNAGKEREVGVIPVDSSFSPVVRVKYDIEETRVGQKTNYDRLVMEIWTNGTLAPQMAVVEAAKILRKHLNPFVQYTEPGPELQLDEGPIEIGGNTSVADAANAELDRKLNMSLAELDLSVRATNCLETEGIQTVRDLVIRSPEELLEVRNFGETTLREVKSKLEERGLALGMRIPPRRG, encoded by the coding sequence ATGCGCGTTCGCTGGCGCGGATTAGAACTGCCGAGTCGGGTCCAGGCCGACCGTTCCACTCTCACCGACGTCTACGGGAAATTCCACGCCGAGCCCTTCGAGAAGGGGTTCGGGATGACGCTCGGCAACAGCCTCCGGCGCATCCTCCTCTCGAGCCTCGAGGGGAGCGCGATCACCCGGGTAAAGATCCAGGGTGTGCAGCACGAGATCTCGACCATCACCGGCGTGGTGGAGGACGTGACGGACATCATCCTGAACGTCAAAAGCCTCGTGGTCAAGAACCTCTCGGACCAGCCGAAGACGATCCGCATTCAGAAGCACGAGGCCGGCTCGGTGCGCGGCGTGGACGTGCAGCACGACGAGTCGATCCAGATCATCAACCCCGAGCACCACATCGCGACGCTGACGAGCGACGTGCCGTTCGTGATGGAGATGACCGTCGAGAACGGGCGCGGGTACCGCACCGCCGAGGACAACGCCGGTAAGGAGCGCGAGGTCGGCGTGATCCCGGTCGATTCGAGCTTCTCGCCGGTCGTCCGCGTGAAGTACGACATCGAAGAGACCCGCGTCGGTCAGAAGACGAACTACGACCGGCTCGTGATGGAGATCTGGACCAACGGCACGCTCGCCCCGCAGATGGCGGTGGTCGAGGCCGCGAAGATCCTCCGCAAGCACCTGAACCCGTTCGTCCAGTACACGGAGCCGGGGCCGGAGCTGCAACTCGACGAGGGCCCGATCGAGATCGGCGGCAACACGTCCGTCGCGGACGCCGCGAACGCGGAACTCGATCGCAAGTTGAACATGAGCCTCGCCGAACTCGATCTTTCGGTACGGGCGACGAACTGCTTGGAGACCGAGGGCATCCAGACCGTCCGCGACCTGGTGATCCGGTCGCCGGAGGAACTGCTCGAGGTCCGCAACTTCGGCGAAACGACGCTGCGCGAAGTGAAGTCCAAGCTCGAAGAACGCGGTCTGGCGCTCGGGATGCGTATCCCGCCGCGCCGCGGTTGA
- the rplQ gene encoding 50S ribosomal protein L17, whose protein sequence is MRHRKRGRHLNRTASHRRSLFRNLTRALITHEKIVTTVPKAKELRPIVEKIITLAKKANAVTAAASGKGDAEEKTARVQALHYRRQAMALLGPTHGTGIWDKKDESTGDTVLKKLFREIGPRYADRPGGYTRILKQHYRRLGDASPTAVIELLKAGEKKVQQKAKQPVAPAAPAPVAPEPAPVAPETPAAN, encoded by the coding sequence ATGCGCCACCGTAAGCGCGGTCGTCACCTGAACCGCACCGCTTCGCACCGCCGGAGCCTGTTCCGCAACTTGACCCGCGCGCTCATCACGCACGAGAAGATCGTCACCACGGTTCCGAAGGCCAAGGAACTGCGCCCGATCGTCGAGAAGATCATCACCCTCGCCAAGAAAGCGAACGCGGTCACCGCGGCCGCGTCGGGCAAGGGGGACGCCGAAGAGAAGACGGCCCGGGTCCAGGCCCTGCACTACCGCCGCCAAGCGATGGCGCTGCTCGGGCCGACCCACGGCACCGGCATCTGGGACAAGAAGGACGAGAGCACCGGCGACACGGTGCTGAAGAAGCTGTTCCGCGAGATCGGGCCGCGCTACGCGGACCGTCCGGGCGGGTACACGCGCATCCTCAAGCAGCACTACCGGCGCCTCGGCGACGCCAGCCCAACGGCGGTCATCGAACTGCTGAAGGCCGGCGAGAAGAAGGTGCAACAGAAGGCCAAGCAGCCGGTCGCGCCCGCGGCCCCGGCGCCCGTCGCACCGGAACCGGCTCCGGTCGCGCCCGAGACCCCGGCCGCGAACTGA
- a CDS encoding tetratricopeptide repeat protein: MSKRVVAALIIVASLFCAAGFIGLIVLMKTAGERRDARRAEEQARERAEVGRELARERETGRAEAAAAFADPQAPAPAEAREFAAVLDDLGRALQKDDGAVMALTFDADRLFDELRRSGAFDRAAPARGGPPDRSEFVRSFREKATKTVFPPSFRWQHADVRHVRWSADRNEAVAIATHTNDSELMGRAKIKVRWWFVRGAAGWQVYDFEELKQGPRLSAFTGALFAGEAAGRLPAVRAAQDAAIALSRYDLEGAEDALAECRNVELPAPVATGVCVTEAMLRIRRGDPAAAHEFIDRATQLSPGMPILEHLRATCFLATGEHENALVALDAYAAQLGADEEAEVLRGRALEGLKRLPEAKAAYRRAHDLDPDDVESLIALRRVLSTGELKELGARLARASNPRRAYDRVLQGEPNEAADDVLLDALRTARPDDPRGLADDIRRKVKTKKFDDAKKLLAHGLKVVAPKERPEVLSSYLFAMDGPKELLGAYASVPTEYVSEAFRTWALGLDDEESNREGGAPTGALVRLKELVAAHRTRVPNDPWGWFYQGVILQYEKQYDKAAEAFATGGARLPKAKVDDPDGPDGLADDASQFRGRRVECLFQAKKGLEAYEKVEPTADVFQQLARLYDQGEDFDGLAALLAAHRKRTPNDPQTVYWQGHLSFRKRDYAAATVLFKKFLLDNDEKTQNRWMARDEYVRATLRTKPADAAKLLADFEEPVAPALRAAIAAATSDRPELERLLVEATKRGGKLWFYSDEDFRRAFNQEPWSDLRRKYPDPNPPPKVDD; the protein is encoded by the coding sequence ATGAGCAAGCGCGTCGTCGCGGCGCTAATTATCGTTGCGTCCCTGTTCTGCGCGGCCGGTTTCATCGGCCTCATCGTGCTGATGAAGACCGCGGGCGAGCGCCGGGACGCGCGCCGCGCCGAAGAACAGGCCCGGGAGCGCGCCGAGGTCGGCCGGGAACTCGCGCGCGAGCGCGAGACCGGGCGCGCGGAGGCCGCGGCCGCGTTCGCCGACCCGCAGGCGCCCGCGCCGGCCGAGGCGCGCGAGTTCGCAGCCGTGTTGGACGACCTCGGCCGCGCGCTCCAGAAGGACGACGGGGCGGTGATGGCGCTAACCTTCGACGCCGACCGCCTGTTCGACGAGCTGCGTCGGAGCGGTGCGTTCGATCGGGCGGCGCCCGCGCGGGGCGGTCCGCCCGATCGGTCCGAGTTCGTCCGTTCGTTCCGCGAGAAGGCAACGAAGACCGTGTTCCCCCCGTCTTTCCGCTGGCAGCACGCGGACGTGCGCCACGTGCGCTGGTCCGCCGACCGCAACGAAGCGGTCGCGATTGCCACCCACACGAACGATTCGGAGCTGATGGGGCGCGCGAAAATTAAGGTGCGCTGGTGGTTCGTCCGCGGGGCCGCCGGGTGGCAGGTGTACGACTTCGAGGAACTGAAGCAGGGGCCGCGGCTGAGTGCCTTCACGGGGGCGCTGTTCGCGGGCGAAGCGGCCGGGCGTCTGCCCGCGGTCCGAGCGGCCCAGGACGCGGCGATCGCGTTGTCCCGATACGATCTCGAGGGCGCGGAGGACGCGCTGGCCGAGTGCCGCAACGTTGAGCTCCCGGCCCCGGTCGCCACGGGGGTGTGCGTGACCGAAGCCATGTTGCGCATCCGGCGCGGGGACCCGGCCGCGGCTCACGAATTCATCGACCGGGCGACACAATTGTCGCCCGGTATGCCGATCCTGGAGCACCTCCGCGCGACCTGCTTCCTTGCAACGGGCGAGCACGAAAATGCGCTCGTGGCACTCGACGCTTACGCCGCTCAACTCGGGGCCGACGAGGAGGCGGAAGTGCTCCGCGGACGTGCCCTGGAGGGCCTGAAGCGGCTCCCGGAGGCCAAGGCCGCGTACCGTCGGGCACACGACCTCGACCCAGACGACGTCGAGTCGCTGATCGCTCTCCGTCGGGTTCTGTCGACCGGAGAACTGAAGGAGCTCGGGGCGCGCCTGGCGCGGGCGTCGAACCCGCGAAGGGCCTACGACAGAGTTTTACAGGGCGAGCCCAACGAGGCCGCCGATGACGTGCTGCTCGACGCGCTGCGGACGGCCCGGCCCGACGACCCGCGCGGGCTGGCGGACGACATTCGCCGCAAGGTGAAGACTAAAAAATTCGACGACGCCAAAAAACTGCTGGCGCACGGCTTGAAGGTCGTCGCTCCCAAGGAGCGACCGGAGGTACTCAGTTCGTACCTGTTCGCGATGGACGGGCCAAAAGAGCTCCTCGGGGCCTACGCGAGCGTTCCCACTGAGTACGTATCCGAGGCATTCCGCACGTGGGCCTTGGGACTCGACGACGAGGAGTCTAACCGCGAGGGCGGGGCACCGACCGGTGCCCTCGTGCGGCTGAAGGAACTCGTCGCGGCCCACCGGACGCGCGTACCGAACGACCCGTGGGGCTGGTTCTACCAGGGGGTGATCCTTCAGTACGAGAAACAGTACGACAAGGCGGCCGAAGCGTTCGCCACCGGCGGCGCGCGATTGCCGAAAGCCAAAGTCGATGACCCCGACGGACCGGACGGACTTGCGGACGACGCGAGCCAGTTCCGCGGGCGCCGGGTCGAGTGCCTGTTCCAAGCGAAGAAGGGCCTCGAGGCTTACGAAAAGGTCGAGCCGACGGCGGACGTGTTTCAGCAGCTCGCACGCCTGTACGATCAGGGCGAAGACTTCGACGGGCTCGCCGCGCTCCTCGCCGCGCACCGCAAACGCACCCCGAATGATCCGCAAACCGTGTACTGGCAGGGGCACTTGAGCTTCCGCAAACGGGACTACGCGGCCGCAACGGTGCTGTTCAAGAAGTTCCTGCTAGATAACGATGAGAAGACACAAAACCGGTGGATGGCGCGCGACGAGTACGTTCGTGCCACGTTGCGCACGAAGCCGGCGGATGCGGCGAAGTTGTTGGCCGACTTCGAGGAGCCGGTGGCCCCCGCGCTCCGCGCCGCGATCGCAGCGGCCACGAGCGACCGTCCCGAACTGGAGCGCCTGCTCGTGGAGGCGACCAAGCGGGGCGGGAAGTTGTGGTTCTATTCGGACGAGGACTTCCGCCGCGCCTTCAACCAGGAACCGTGGAGCGACCTGCGGAGAAAGTACCCCGACCCGAACCCGCCGCCCAAAGTCGATGACTAG
- a CDS encoding TIGR02996 domain-containing protein, with translation MSDEEALLAAISAHPDEDTPRLAFADWLDENDRGIRAEFIRIQCALTQLGNRSPEEKWKLSARQRYLLENHRRDILGPLGADLTIFNVTFDRGFAAELNITDLLFLQRATAIGELRPAPRIHVHTASAAKFVKLLHCPEMGLVVEFIATCEVGARGAHQLATCSHLTRLEVLTFVPPNTAIGNSGLRALAYSDTLLALIDLNIHRNEISDEGVGRLVASPLWRRLRRLDLSYNALTDASADYFANAPASAIERLDLRGVNFSAALRRRLVQTFGDRIELL, from the coding sequence GTGAGCGACGAAGAGGCGCTACTGGCCGCAATTTCCGCGCACCCGGACGAGGACACCCCGCGCCTCGCGTTCGCCGATTGGCTCGACGAAAACGACCGGGGCATTCGCGCGGAATTCATCCGCATCCAGTGCGCACTGACGCAACTCGGGAACCGCTCGCCGGAAGAGAAGTGGAAGCTCTCGGCCCGGCAGCGGTACCTCCTCGAGAACCACAGGCGCGACATCCTCGGCCCGCTCGGGGCCGACCTCACGATCTTCAACGTCACATTCGACCGCGGGTTCGCAGCGGAACTGAACATCACGGATCTGTTGTTCCTTCAACGCGCGACAGCCATCGGCGAGTTGCGCCCCGCGCCGAGAATTCACGTCCACACCGCGAGCGCGGCCAAGTTCGTGAAGCTGCTCCACTGCCCCGAGATGGGGCTGGTTGTTGAGTTCATTGCCACGTGCGAGGTCGGCGCGCGCGGGGCGCACCAACTCGCGACGTGTTCGCACCTCACGCGCCTGGAGGTGCTCACCTTCGTGCCGCCGAACACCGCCATCGGGAATTCGGGCCTGCGAGCACTCGCGTATAGCGACACTCTGCTCGCCCTAATCGACCTGAACATACACAGGAACGAAATTAGTGATGAAGGCGTCGGGCGCCTGGTCGCGTCCCCGCTCTGGCGCCGGCTCCGGCGGCTCGATCTGTCGTACAACGCGCTCACCGACGCGAGCGCCGATTACTTCGCGAACGCCCCCGCGAGTGCGATCGAGCGCCTGGACCTTCGGGGCGTGAATTTCAGCGCGGCTCTGCGCCGGCGCTTGGTGCAGACGTTCGGTGACCGCATCGAGTTACTTTGA
- a CDS encoding DNA alkylation repair protein, with translation MTLNETLEQLKVLGNATTRAHNTKYGAGGNQFGVKLGDIRALAKKIKTNHELATSLWETGNVDAQLLATLLLKPKTLSAQEVDRLVRSVTFAHAADWFNSYVVKQHPDKEALRREWMAADDRWAARAGWSLTAERVVKSPGGLDLAALLDRIESEMGRADPVVQWTMNSTLAEIGIHFPKLRKRALSIGETLGIYRDYPCSKGCTSPFAPIWINEMVRRQG, from the coding sequence ATGACCCTCAATGAAACTCTCGAGCAGCTCAAAGTGCTCGGCAACGCGACGACGCGGGCGCACAACACCAAGTACGGTGCGGGCGGCAATCAGTTCGGCGTCAAGCTCGGAGACATTCGCGCGCTGGCGAAGAAGATCAAGACCAACCACGAGCTGGCCACGTCCCTCTGGGAGACGGGTAACGTCGACGCCCAGCTCCTGGCGACCCTCCTGCTCAAACCCAAGACGCTGTCGGCCCAAGAGGTGGATCGGCTGGTGCGGTCCGTCACCTTTGCGCACGCGGCGGACTGGTTCAATTCCTATGTCGTCAAGCAGCACCCCGACAAGGAGGCTCTGCGCCGGGAATGGATGGCCGCGGACGACCGCTGGGCCGCACGTGCCGGATGGAGTCTCACCGCGGAGCGGGTTGTGAAGAGTCCCGGGGGGCTCGATCTCGCAGCGCTGCTGGATCGCATCGAGTCCGAAATGGGCCGTGCCGATCCCGTGGTGCAGTGGACGATGAACAGCACTCTTGCGGAAATCGGAATCCACTTCCCAAAACTCCGCAAGCGGGCTCTCTCCATTGGAGAGACATTGGGAATCTATCGCGACTATCCTTGTTCCAAAGGATGCACATCGCCATTTGCCCCGATCTGGATCAACGAAATGGTGCGGCGCCAAGGTTGA
- a CDS encoding CPBP family intramembrane glutamic endopeptidase has product MATPLDLLYVALFAAAVPLYDYVVSWPAFRRRLQTDPTRAKTRFWAMSIGWIWALVAIGSALWLSNDRSWAALGFSVPGGWRLWASVALVQLLVTYVALTIVTVARDPAARASVREQIGKLTAATMPRTRAELYWFGGVALTAGFCEEFLFRGYFIWVFAPWIGWWGAAAVSVLVFAGLHAYQGWSGVLRVGILGVFFTLVVAIFNSLWPAIALHALVDLHGGILAWLALRGEPANGGEEEGAKQPEPQSAPGIESDPLRSEPGAAADRGGT; this is encoded by the coding sequence ATGGCCACGCCTCTCGACCTGCTCTACGTGGCCCTGTTCGCGGCCGCCGTGCCGCTGTACGACTACGTCGTCTCCTGGCCCGCGTTCCGCCGCCGGTTGCAAACTGACCCAACCCGAGCGAAGACGCGGTTCTGGGCGATGTCGATCGGTTGGATCTGGGCGCTGGTCGCGATCGGGTCCGCGCTCTGGCTGTCCAACGACCGATCCTGGGCGGCGCTCGGATTCTCAGTGCCCGGCGGCTGGCGGTTGTGGGCGTCCGTCGCTTTGGTCCAGTTGCTGGTGACTTATGTCGCTCTGACGATCGTAACGGTCGCGCGCGACCCTGCGGCAAGGGCGAGCGTGCGGGAACAGATCGGAAAACTCACCGCCGCCACCATGCCGCGGACGCGGGCGGAACTGTACTGGTTCGGCGGTGTGGCGCTGACCGCGGGGTTCTGTGAAGAGTTCCTGTTTCGCGGATACTTCATCTGGGTCTTCGCGCCGTGGATCGGCTGGTGGGGTGCTGCGGCGGTGTCTGTTCTGGTCTTCGCGGGGCTGCACGCTTATCAGGGATGGAGCGGCGTCCTGCGTGTCGGAATCCTCGGGGTGTTCTTCACACTGGTCGTGGCGATTTTCAACTCCCTTTGGCCGGCGATCGCGCTGCACGCCCTTGTAGACCTCCACGGCGGGATTCTCGCGTGGCTGGCGCTGCGCGGGGAGCCGGCAAACGGTGGCGAGGAGGAAGGCGCAAAGCAACCGGAACCGCAATCGGCGCCGGGTATTGAATCGGATCCACTTCGGTCCGAACCAGGCGCGGCAGCAGACCGCGGGGGCACGTAG
- a CDS encoding PfaD family polyunsaturated fatty acid/polyketide biosynthesis protein, which produces MTHSAGTLGSPPALGHWTPTSAPPSGTPDAVRNAISDLHSPVVVVRTGTGFAVARGGSASLGAQPGAKDGYPIAAYLPPLPPEHLGDPAFLRDQSLRYPYMTGAMANGIASAEIVEAMGRAGMLGSFGAAGQSLERITVAIDRLKANLGTLPYCINLIHSPNEPAHEMATAELLLKKGAPLVEASAYLDLTPAIVRYRAAGFRANATGATVPTNRVIAKISRVEVATKFLSPPPEKILRELVSAGHITEQQAALAAKFPVADDVTVEADSGGHTDNRPAITLLPTILALRDRLQAQFQYENPPRVGLAGGIATPASVAGAFAMGAAFVVTGSVNQACVESGSSDPVRKMLAEAGQADVIMAPAADMFEMGVKLQVLKRGTMFAMRAQKLFDLYRGYTSWEAIPEAERVQVEKTHFRAAFPDVWALTREFWAKREPGQLQRAEADPRHRMALVFRWYLGLSSRWANAGEPGRQVDYQVWCGPAMGAFNEWAKGSHLEDPKNRTVVGVALNLLYGACVVTRRAALRQQGVNLPDECFPLAPLATDEVAGRLRA; this is translated from the coding sequence ATGACCCATTCGGCCGGCACTCTCGGCAGCCCGCCCGCGCTCGGACATTGGACTCCGACCAGCGCGCCCCCATCCGGTACGCCCGACGCGGTCCGAAACGCGATCAGCGACCTGCACTCACCGGTCGTGGTCGTTCGCACCGGCACCGGTTTCGCGGTCGCGCGGGGCGGTTCGGCCTCCCTCGGGGCGCAACCGGGCGCAAAAGACGGCTACCCCATCGCGGCGTACCTTCCGCCGCTGCCGCCCGAACACCTCGGCGACCCCGCGTTCCTGCGGGACCAGTCGCTCCGCTACCCGTACATGACCGGGGCGATGGCCAACGGCATCGCGTCCGCCGAGATCGTGGAAGCGATGGGCCGGGCCGGGATGCTCGGTAGCTTCGGGGCCGCCGGGCAGTCGCTCGAACGCATTACCGTGGCGATCGACCGGTTGAAGGCCAATCTCGGTACTCTGCCGTACTGCATCAACCTGATTCACAGCCCGAACGAACCGGCCCACGAGATGGCCACGGCCGAGCTGCTGCTGAAAAAGGGCGCGCCGCTCGTCGAGGCCAGTGCGTACCTCGACCTCACGCCCGCGATCGTCCGGTACCGCGCGGCCGGGTTCCGGGCCAACGCGACCGGGGCCACGGTCCCGACGAACCGGGTCATTGCGAAGATTTCGCGCGTCGAGGTCGCAACGAAGTTCCTCTCGCCGCCGCCCGAGAAAATCCTCCGCGAATTGGTCTCCGCCGGGCACATCACCGAGCAGCAGGCGGCGCTCGCGGCCAAGTTCCCGGTCGCGGACGACGTGACCGTGGAGGCCGATTCCGGCGGGCACACGGACAACCGCCCGGCGATCACGCTATTGCCCACAATTCTAGCACTCCGCGATCGGCTCCAGGCGCAGTTCCAGTACGAGAACCCTCCGCGCGTAGGATTAGCTGGGGGCATCGCGACGCCCGCGAGCGTGGCCGGTGCGTTCGCGATGGGCGCGGCCTTCGTCGTCACCGGGAGTGTGAACCAGGCGTGCGTCGAATCGGGCAGTTCCGACCCGGTGCGAAAAATGCTCGCCGAGGCCGGGCAAGCCGACGTGATTATGGCCCCCGCCGCGGACATGTTCGAGATGGGCGTGAAGCTCCAGGTGCTCAAGCGCGGCACGATGTTCGCAATGCGGGCGCAAAAGCTGTTCGATTTGTACCGCGGGTACACCAGTTGGGAAGCGATCCCGGAGGCCGAGCGCGTCCAGGTTGAGAAGACGCACTTCCGCGCCGCGTTCCCGGACGTGTGGGCCCTGACTCGCGAATTTTGGGCCAAGCGCGAACCCGGACAGTTACAGCGGGCCGAAGCGGACCCGCGCCACCGCATGGCGCTGGTGTTCCGCTGGTACCTGGGCCTGTCGAGCCGGTGGGCGAACGCGGGCGAGCCCGGGCGCCAGGTGGACTACCAGGTGTGGTGCGGGCCGGCGATGGGCGCGTTCAACGAGTGGGCGAAGGGCTCGCACCTGGAAGATCCGAAGAACCGGACCGTGGTCGGGGTCGCGCTGAACTTGCTGTACGGGGCCTGCGTCGTGACCCGGCGCGCGGCGCTGCGGCAGCAGGGCGTGAATTTGCCGGACGAGTGCTTCCCGCTGGCCCCGCTCGCCACGGACGAGGTGGCCGGGCGGCTCCGCGCTTAA